The following nucleotide sequence is from Mucilaginibacter sp. cycad4.
TGCAAGATCATCCGCCGTAACGGGAAACTTTACGTTATTAACAAGAAGAACCCGAAGTTTAAACAACGCCAGGGCTAAGAACAATTACTGAATTGGAGAATGATTGAATTACTGATGATAGCGATTCGATAATTCAATAATTCGATAACTCAATAAATTACAAGAAATATGGCAAGGATATCAGGTATTGATTTACCAAAGAATAAAAGAGGAGAAATCGGACTTACTTACATTTTCGGTATTGGCCGCTCAACAGCTCAAAGAATTTTGACTGAGGCTGGTATTGATTTTAACATCAAAGTACAAGACTGGACCGATGAGCAATTATCTTCTATACGCGGAATTATTAACGACCAGATTAAGGTTGAAGGTGCATTACGTTCAGAAGTGCAGCTTAACATTAAACGTTTGATGGATATTGGTTGTTACCGTGGTACACGTCACCGTAAAGGTTTACCATTACGTGGTCAGCGTACTAAAAACAACTCACGTACCCGTAAAGGAAAACGTAAAACAG
It contains:
- the ykgO gene encoding type B 50S ribosomal protein L36; translated protein: MKVRASIKKRSADCKIIRRNGKLYVINKKNPKFKQRQG
- the rpsM gene encoding 30S ribosomal protein S13, which encodes MARISGIDLPKNKRGEIGLTYIFGIGRSTAQRILTEAGIDFNIKVQDWTDEQLSSIRGIINDQIKVEGALRSEVQLNIKRLMDIGCYRGTRHRKGLPLRGQRTKNNSRTRKGKRKTVANKKKATK